GCGACTCCGTGAAGATCGACCTGAGCGGCAACGGCGGCGCGGTCGTCGAGGTCGGCTTCAAGGAAGGGCGATCGGACTTCCAGGAGGGCGTGCGGCTCTTCCTGGATCGGGCGGAGTTCTGACCAATCCCTCGCCCCCGCCGGCCGGCGTAGGCTCGCGGGGCGGGGGAGGTGTTCGACTGCCAAGGGAGGGCCGAGTATGTCGATAGACCGAACTGCGCCGGACGCGGTCGTGACGCCCGAGCTCATCCAGGCCGTCCTCAAGGCCCTGCTCTCGAGTTTCCAGCATCCGGTCGCGCCGAAAGACGTCCGCCCTCCCCGCCCCGGCAAGGCTCCCTCGTACTGCCGCCACAAGGCGACGAACCGCGCCTACGTCACCCTCCCAGGGAAGCCGAAGGGACGCGTCGTCTACCTGGGGCCTTATGGGTCGGCCGAGTCCCGAAACCGCTATGACGCCACGATCGCCGCCTGGCTGGACGGCAGGCGGGTGGAATCCAAGGCCGCGAAGGAGGAGCCGCCGCCCTCCGTCAGTTACGTCGCGGGACGGTTCCTCGAGTGGGCCCGCGGCTACTACCGCAAGCGCGGCGAGCCGACGAACCAGGTGCGGATAGTGGACCAGTCGCTCCGCGTGCTCGTCGCGGAATTCGGCGGGTCGCCCGCCGCCTCGTTCGACGCCCAGGCCCTGAAGCGCGTCCGAAGCCGCTTCGTCGAGTCCGGCCTCAGCCGCGGCGAATGCAACCGCCGCGCGGGGATCGTGACGCGGTGCTTCCGCTGGGCGACATCGGAGGGGTTGGCGCCCGCGTCGGCGTGGCACTCGTGCAAGAGCGTCGAGGGCCTCCGCAGGGGCCGGTGCGAGGCCCCCGAGACCGAGCCCGTCGGCCCCGTCCCGCTCGACGTCGTGGAGGCGACGATCCCGCGCATGCCGACCCCCGTCGCCGCGATGGTCCGCCTGCAGCTCCTGACCGGCATGCGGCCCGGCGAGGCCGCCCAGATCACCCGAGCCATGATCGACGAGACCGCCGACCCCTGGGTCTACCGTCCCGACCGGCACAAGTCGGAGCACCACGGCCGCAAGCGGGAGATCCCGATCGGCCCCCAGGCCCAGGCCCTGCTGAGCGGATTCTTCCGAGCGGGCTCGGACGAGCCGCTGTTCTCTCCGAAGCTCTGGATGGTTCAGCGGAAGCAAGCCCTTCGCGCCGCGCGCAGATCCAAGGTCCAGCCGAGCCAGGTGGACCGCTCCAGGCCTTCGCGGAAGAGACCGGCCGGCGCGGCCTACGATCGCACGAGCTACACGCGGGCCGTCGCCCGAGCCTGCGCCGCCGCGTTCCCCCACCCGACGCTGGAGGACGTCCCCGCCCGGCGCCTCGGCAAGGCCCAGAAGGCGACCCTGCAGGAATGGCGGAAGGCCCATCGCTGGCATCCCAACCAGCTCCGCCACACGTTCGCCACCGAGGTCCGCCGCCGCTTCGGACTGGAGGCGGCCCAGGTGCTCCTCGGCCATGCGCGGGCCGAGGTCACCCAGGTCTACGCGGAACGCGACCTGGCCGCCGCCGCGAGGATCGCCGCCGAGATCGGCTGAGCCACTCCCCCGCCCCGGCCGGCGTAGGCTCGCGGGGCGGGCGGCCTGTTGCAGGTGCGACGGCCGTCGGCGAGGCTGTCGTCAAGCGTCTGAAAGAGACATGCAGGTTATTCATCGACTCGGCGAACGCGCCGGAAGGACGACCGATGTTCCGCTGGTTCAGGAGGCGATCCGAGCCGCAACCGCCCGGCGAGCTCCAACGATACAAGAAGGCCGTCGAGGATCACCAAAGCCATCCGGTCGTCCGTCGCTGGTTCCATCAAATCACCCCATGCAAGTTGGCGATCCCCGGCTCGGGCGTCGCCGAGTTCATGATGATCGAGTTCCGCGACGGCCGCCTCGGGGCGATGGTCTGGAGCGACGGCGACGGCAACTGGGGCGCGGGCGGGTGGCTGCCACTCTCCGCCGACGACCTCCTGCCGATCGACGTCGGCTACCTTCAGGACGCCCCCGCGTCGCCGACGTTCGCCGGCGTCCTGGACGCGGTTTCCGCTCGAAGACGAGAAGCGCCGGGTGCATAGATCGGAGCTTCGAGGTTCCGAGGGTCCGGACGTGATGGTCGGCCGCCCAAGCCGTCTCTTTCGAAACGCCGAACGCCCCGCCTCCCCACCTGGGAGCGCGGGGCGTTTTTCATTTCGGTCGCGCGTCGGGCGTGACATAGGCTTGGGTGTGAGGCGCCCGAAGTGCGGGGTCGCGGCCCGTCCAAGCGTGAGGCGTCGAATCCGGAACGAGGCGGAGCGTGACGACTTTCATGCGGCGGTTCTACGCCCAGGACGACGTCCGCCACGAAGGTCCGGTCAACTGGATCGACCTGCAGACGATGGACGGCCGCCGGCTCGGTGCCTGCCTGTCGTTCGCGACGGCGGAGCTGTGCGTCGAGCGTCGCCCAGGCCGGACGTACAGGGCGGTCTGCTGGGAGGAGGGCCGCGTCGAACGACGGTATCTTGTTCGGGCGACGCGGGAGACGCGGTCGTGGCGGGTCCGCTGGGTCGAGGAAGGGTCCGCGTGAACCCGTCGGCGGATCTCGGCGCGGGCGAAGTCGAGCGGTTGATCGGCCGTGAAACGACGTTCGTCCGCCATCGGACATGCGTCCCGACGGGGATAGCGTACGCTCTGGGTCTGAGGCGTCGAAGAGCGGGATCGCGGCCCGTCCGATCGGTGGAGGCATCTGAATCCGGAACGGGACGGGACGTGATGAGCTTGGCGTTGATGGGTCGGTTGTACGGCAAGGTCGGCATCAACCAGGAAGGGCCGACCAGCTGGATGTGCCTGCAGACGATGGACGGCCGCTGGATCGGGGCGTGCCTGACGTTCGCGATCGCGGACCGGTACGTCGGGCGTCACCCCGGCCGGACGTTCCGCGCGGTCTGCTGGCAAGGCGGGCGGGCCACCACGCGGTTCCTCGTCAGGGCGACCTCGCCGAAGGTGATCAACTGGGTCGTGGAACGCGACGCGTGAATCTGCACGGCCCTACTCGTCGGCCGACCGTCGCCGGCCGTCGTTGAAGACCACGCGTGCGACGTACCTCCCGTCGGCGCCCTTCTCGCGGCGGACGATGCGGAGCTTGAACGTCCCGCTCGCCGCCGAGAGGACGACGTCGTCGCCGGCCTCGAGGGCGCGATCGGCGACGAAGTCGGCGCGCCGGTCGTCCGAATCCCAGTCGATCCTCACCTCGACCCCGAGCAGCACGACGCCGTCCGCCGTCGTCAGGCTCCCGACCATTCTCGACACCATGCGCCCCCCTGACCCGTCGACTCCCGCCCGTGCGGGGATGCAACTGCGGGGCCGAGCGCGAAGTCGAGCGGGGGTTGAGCGGACGTCGACGTCCACGCTCTTGATGTCGTGTGACAGCATGGTATGATCCATGGCAGGTCCAACGGTTGTCGAACAAGTCCGTCGGATCGAGATGAGGGCGTGCGGTAGCCAATCCGTACGCCCTCGCTTCGTTCCGCGACCCGTCAGCGCGGGTCCATGGCCACCCTGGCGAAGACGCGATCCGTCCCGCGGCCGGACGTCAGGACGTCGTCGACCGTGAGCGCGAACTTCTCCCCGCCGCATTCGAGGACCAGGGCCTCGTCGACCCCGATCACGCCCGTCGGCATGGTGAAGCGGGCCTCGGTCGCGCGCTCCGGACCCCGCACCTCGACGCCGACGTCCTCGCCCAGCGTCTCGCCGTCGCGCGTCAGGTGCCCGATGACATGTCCGCGGATGATTTCCTCGTAGGTCATGCTCCCCTCGGACCGTCGACTCCCGCCCGCATGGTAACGCGGCGCGGTGCCGAGATCGAGGCGGAGAGGGTCGCGGACGATCCGTCGTCACCAGACGCTGGTCACGCTCGCGTGGGTCATGCCGCTCCGGACGTCGCATCCTCGGACGTGCAGCTCGATCCTTCGGCCGTTGGTCGCATCCAGGTAGAGGGTGGTGCCCGGCCGAACATACGCATCCATGGTGGCCCACGACGCATTGGAGCCGGAGATCGTCGCCGTGATGCGCCCGGCGACGAGGTGGCCGCCGTACGCGTCGATCAGCCTGCCGGTTACTTCGCCGCCCACGCCGCCCCCTTCCCACGACCCGTCGACTCCCGCCCGTCGCGTAATGCAACTGCGGGGCCGAGGGCGAAGTCGGGCGGGGGATGATGGCGGCCGCCGAAGGACGATCGTCCTCTTACGACCCCTCTTCCTTCGTGGCCCATGCGAAGAATCGGCCGTGGGGGCTCGTCTCGCGCCCGTAGACGTGCAGGATGATCTTCCTGCCGGCCGCCGTGACGAGCGCGCAGGGGGCCTCCGTGTCGAGCGGGGCGTCGGCCACGAACCAGGCCGGATTGTGCTTGGCCGACCAGTCGATCGTCATCTCCACGTCCTTGGCGCAGACGTCCCCGTGCCGCGTCAGGTCGCCGATCACGCGTTCCATGTCCCCGCCTCCCGGTCCCATCCTTGGTACGTCGTCCACGACGGAGATGGGGTTCTAACCCGAACGCGCGAGCATTGGAAGGCCGCTCCCGCTCGAGGGCCGCCGCCCCCTGCCCTGCCCCGCTCGGATCGCCCTGCGCGCCCGCGAGCCGCGGCCTAGGCTTCCATCAGCCGATGGGCGCGATCACGATCCGATCCCTGAGGAGGGACCATGTCTCCAGACGAAGAAGCGCGACGGGCGAGGTGGACGCGCGACAAGCAGCGGTCCGCGCTGTTCCTGGCCGCCTACGGACCGCCGACCGCCGGAGCGTCCCCGTCGTCGGGCGAGGTTACGGAGTCGCGACGGCAGGGAGTTCCGCCCCACTTCTGCCTCGGCCCGACCGCTCCGCGCGTCGAGGCCAACCGCCAGGACGTCTAGACGCCGCGACGCCCAAGGCTCATGACGTCGGGGCGTACAGACTCCTCGACGTCGGGACATCTAGACGCCACGGCCCCGCAACGCCCAAGCATCGAGGATGCTCGACGTCGCAGCGGCTCGACGCTGCAATTCCTGGGCGCCCCGACGCCGGAGCGCTTCGGCCGATGAAACGTCTAGACGCCGCGACGTCCAGGCTCCGGAGCGTCGGAACGTCCCGCCACGCCGCCGCCTGAGCGTCGAACGTCCCAGGCGCCAGCAGGGCCCCTGGACGTTCCGGCGAATCGGAGGTCGGCTGAACGATCGCTTGCGGTCGGCCCCCCCCTGCTCCGCCCCGATCGCTCCACGCGTCGAGGGGGCCTCCAAGGGCGTCTAATCGCCGCGGCCCCGAAACGTCCAGACGTCGAGGTTCCTCGCGGGCGGGACGTTTCGACGCCGCGCCGCCCCGACGCCGGAACGCTTCGGCGTCGAAACGTCTAGACGC
The Paludisphaera mucosa genome window above contains:
- a CDS encoding tyrosine-type recombinase/integrase, with amino-acid sequence MSIDRTAPDAVVTPELIQAVLKALLSSFQHPVAPKDVRPPRPGKAPSYCRHKATNRAYVTLPGKPKGRVVYLGPYGSAESRNRYDATIAAWLDGRRVESKAAKEEPPPSVSYVAGRFLEWARGYYRKRGEPTNQVRIVDQSLRVLVAEFGGSPAASFDAQALKRVRSRFVESGLSRGECNRRAGIVTRCFRWATSEGLAPASAWHSCKSVEGLRRGRCEAPETEPVGPVPLDVVEATIPRMPTPVAAMVRLQLLTGMRPGEAAQITRAMIDETADPWVYRPDRHKSEHHGRKREIPIGPQAQALLSGFFRAGSDEPLFSPKLWMVQRKQALRAARRSKVQPSQVDRSRPSRKRPAGAAYDRTSYTRAVARACAAAFPHPTLEDVPARRLGKAQKATLQEWRKAHRWHPNQLRHTFATEVRRRFGLEAAQVLLGHARAEVTQVYAERDLAAAARIAAEIG